A region from the Candidatus Magasanikbacteria bacterium genome encodes:
- a CDS encoding phosphomannomutase/phosphoglucomutase — translation MRFNNKIFKAYDIRGLVNGDLSAEFAYRVGRAFVVFLKNKNIDFSGKKIVVGKDMRETSEEFANAVIKGINYEGIDVVKIGLTSTPLFNFACAHYSEHVGGIMVTASHNPSEYNGFKITQENGLPVGKVTGMDEIKDLVLNYEFKDAEEKGGVEDKSIFEDYKNLIFSLVPKESIKPLKIVVDGGNGMADVSIPKVLAELPIEVEYMYMEPDGTFPNHEANPLKVETLKDLQKKVVEVGADFGFAFDGDADRIGLVDENGEVVPASFVGGLVGLEVLAKHPNSVMLYDLRLSQSVKEIWEENGAKTQMCMVGHALIKDLMKKTGAVFAGELSLHLYYSDVYDLESTDLSLLYFLHIMSREGKKLSELIKPFKRYVHSDEINFEVEDKDGVMKKVEESFKDSALETSYLDGLWMRFDWGWLSLRKSNTEPVLRLNLEARNKEEVKDKVEELKVFLS, via the coding sequence ATGAGGTTCAATAACAAAATTTTCAAAGCATATGATATTCGTGGGTTGGTAAATGGTGATTTGTCTGCCGAGTTTGCGTATAGGGTTGGGAGAGCTTTTGTCGTTTTTTTGAAAAATAAAAATATAGATTTTTCTGGTAAAAAAATAGTGGTTGGAAAAGATATGCGTGAGACAAGCGAAGAGTTTGCAAATGCGGTGATAAAAGGAATAAATTACGAAGGTATTGATGTGGTAAAAATTGGCCTAACGAGTACACCACTTTTTAACTTTGCATGCGCGCATTATTCGGAGCATGTTGGTGGAATTATGGTGACAGCAAGTCATAACCCTTCAGAATACAATGGTTTCAAAATTACACAAGAAAATGGTTTGCCGGTTGGAAAGGTGACTGGAATGGATGAAATAAAAGATTTAGTTTTAAATTATGAATTTAAAGATGCGGAAGAAAAAGGAGGGGTAGAGGATAAAAGTATTTTTGAAGATTATAAAAATTTAATTTTTTCACTTGTTCCAAAAGAAAGTATTAAGCCACTTAAAATTGTGGTGGATGGGGGAAATGGGATGGCAGATGTTTCTATTCCAAAAGTTTTGGCAGAGTTGCCAATAGAAGTGGAGTATATGTATATGGAGCCAGATGGAACTTTTCCAAATCACGAGGCTAATCCTTTGAAAGTAGAAACATTAAAAGATTTACAGAAAAAAGTGGTAGAAGTTGGAGCGGACTTTGGCTTTGCTTTTGATGGTGATGCAGATAGGATTGGTTTGGTGGATGAAAACGGGGAAGTGGTACCAGCATCTTTTGTTGGTGGTTTGGTTGGTTTGGAAGTTTTAGCGAAACATCCAAATTCTGTAATGCTTTATGACTTGCGCCTAAGCCAATCTGTAAAAGAAATTTGGGAGGAGAATGGTGCAAAGACTCAAATGTGTATGGTAGGTCATGCTCTAATTAAGGATCTAATGAAAAAAACAGGAGCTGTTTTTGCTGGTGAGTTATCCTTACATCTTTATTATAGTGATGTTTATGATTTAGAATCTACAGATTTATCTTTGCTTTACTTTTTACATATTATGTCTCGTGAAGGTAAAAAACTTAGTGAATTGATAAAACCATTCAAAAGATATGTTCATTCAGACGAGATAAATTTTGAAGTAGAAGATAAAGATGGTGTAATGAAAAAAGTAGAAGAGAGTTTTAAAGATTCTGCTTTGGAGACTTCATATTTGGATGGGTTGTGGATGAGATTTGATTGGGGTTGGCTTAGTTTACGAAAATCAAACACAGAGCCGGTATTAAGATTGAATTTGGAGGCGAGAAACAAAGAAGAAGTTAAAGATAAGGTTGAGGAGTTGAAAGTATTTTTATCTTAA